From the Oxobacter pfennigii genome, one window contains:
- a CDS encoding phage tail protein, protein MAKERIFVDTKQINKLAIELKNLEKEMPGAAVSAINRTVDTIATRIGRITVKEYAIKQKEVKDSIKKNKASGKTINASLESKGYTLSFAHFPHSPATRMIALTLGSNHPKARVKVKIKKANGSVPSQTGFIAPTGAKSADKVQFNVFHRLGKARYPIAPIRTLSVPQMIGNAKVEDEIQKVAQETLEKRIEHEINYRLDKASKRIGG, encoded by the coding sequence ATGGCAAAGGAAAGAATATTTGTTGACACAAAGCAAATAAACAAGCTTGCAATTGAACTTAAAAACCTTGAAAAGGAAATGCCGGGAGCTGCTGTATCTGCCATTAACAGGACTGTTGATACCATAGCAACCAGAATAGGCAGAATTACTGTAAAGGAATATGCCATTAAACAAAAGGAAGTCAAGGATTCTATAAAAAAGAATAAGGCATCCGGAAAAACCATAAATGCAAGTTTAGAATCAAAAGGATATACTTTATCTTTTGCCCATTTTCCGCATTCTCCGGCTACCAGGATGATAGCACTCACATTAGGCTCAAACCATCCAAAAGCCCGGGTTAAAGTTAAAATAAAAAAGGCTAATGGCAGTGTACCGTCTCAAACAGGTTTTATTGCACCAACAGGAGCAAAGTCGGCTGATAAGGTGCAGTTTAATGTTTTTCACAGACTGGGAAAGGCAAGATATCCTATTGCTCCTATACGCACTTTGTCGGTACCTCAGATGATTGGCAATGCAAAAGTAGAGGATGAAATCCAGAAGGTAGCCCAGGAAACGCTGGAAAAACGTATTGAACATGAGATAAATTACCGGCTTGACAAGGCAAGCAAGAGGATAGGGGGTTAA
- a CDS encoding DUF2190 family protein, which yields MAKGAYIQRGDTLDFTNSSGSDIAYGDVVPITSRIGIAGENIKNGATGSLKIVGVFELPADNTAAFAVGDVVYWDAENSIVEKTAGAYKAGVVVEAKAQAGTLAKVKID from the coding sequence ATGGCTAAAGGAGCATATATACAGAGAGGCGATACATTAGATTTTACAAATTCATCAGGGTCAGATATAGCATACGGAGACGTTGTCCCTATAACCAGCAGGATAGGCATAGCAGGAGAAAATATTAAAAACGGAGCTACCGGCTCCCTGAAAATTGTTGGGGTGTTTGAACTCCCAGCAGACAATACTGCAGCTTTCGCTGTCGGTGATGTAGTGTATTGGGATGCAGAAAATTCTATCGTAGAAAAAACTGCCGGAGCCTATAAAGCGGGTGTGGTTGTCGAAGCAAAAGCTCAGGCAGGAACATTAGCAAAGGTAAAAATAGACTAA
- a CDS encoding phage portal protein, translating into MNWIDKTIAFFSPSWGYRRVAWRNALRGFYDSGGMDRLNSGWTAVNVTAEQSDQGQRDVIRARSRDLERNSDIAEAIIGPYERNVVGTGIKVQAKIIKDDGKEDDGLNQKIEDLFKEWCRPRNCDITGQQSFQEMQAMAERRLLVDGGIIFQKVYTNEGIVPFSLQAREVDDLDSSFNSLPGVNKNRVAGGIEFNQYNKPVAYYLKKFTPDGYWTGQSERIAAKDIIFLWKKNRPTQIREMSPLAKTLPRVRDINEFVEAISVKERILACLAVFITKINPSGSLGRGIKTDPDSGYKERTISPGMIQELQPGEAIASVNPSGQSSNAREFISSQQRLAGSGQGLSYEAVSRDMSQVNYSSARQGLLEDQRTYTMAQQFLIEHFCHEVYTEFVISAVISGKINIPDFWSNKLKYLKHEWIAPGWSWIDPLKEVKANDTAIKSGMDTLARICAERGMDWKDVLKQRAREIEFANSLGISMVGGEINDEADETTGGDAADEDDSGTDTGS; encoded by the coding sequence TTGAATTGGATTGATAAAACCATAGCTTTTTTTAGTCCTTCATGGGGTTATAGGCGCGTGGCCTGGCGAAATGCTTTAAGAGGCTTTTATGATTCCGGCGGCATGGATAGGCTTAATTCCGGATGGACTGCTGTTAATGTTACGGCAGAGCAGTCTGACCAAGGTCAAAGGGATGTTATAAGAGCCAGGTCAAGGGACCTTGAAAGGAACAGCGATATAGCCGAGGCTATAATCGGCCCCTATGAAAGAAATGTTGTAGGTACCGGAATTAAGGTGCAAGCAAAAATAATCAAGGACGATGGCAAAGAGGATGATGGATTAAACCAGAAAATTGAGGATTTATTCAAAGAGTGGTGCCGTCCCCGAAACTGTGACATTACCGGACAGCAATCCTTTCAGGAGATGCAGGCCATGGCTGAGCGCCGTTTGTTGGTTGACGGCGGGATAATATTTCAAAAGGTATATACAAACGAGGGAATTGTCCCTTTCAGCTTGCAGGCCAGAGAAGTAGATGATTTGGATTCATCTTTCAACAGCCTGCCGGGAGTAAATAAAAACAGAGTTGCCGGCGGAATAGAATTTAACCAATATAATAAGCCTGTTGCATATTATTTAAAAAAATTCACTCCTGATGGATACTGGACAGGCCAGAGTGAACGGATAGCCGCAAAAGATATAATTTTTCTCTGGAAGAAAAACAGGCCAACGCAGATAAGGGAAATGTCACCTCTTGCTAAAACGCTGCCAAGGGTAAGAGATATCAATGAGTTTGTAGAGGCTATATCCGTAAAAGAAAGAATACTTGCTTGTTTAGCTGTTTTTATCACGAAAATAAATCCAAGCGGCAGCTTAGGCCGTGGGATAAAAACAGACCCTGACAGCGGGTACAAGGAAAGAACCATATCGCCGGGTATGATACAGGAATTGCAGCCGGGAGAAGCAATAGCATCGGTTAACCCATCCGGACAAAGCAGCAATGCAAGGGAATTTATATCCTCTCAGCAGAGGCTTGCCGGCAGCGGACAGGGATTATCTTATGAAGCAGTATCCCGTGATATGTCGCAGGTTAATTACAGCAGCGCAAGGCAGGGCTTATTAGAGGACCAGCGGACATACACAATGGCACAGCAATTTTTAATTGAACATTTCTGCCATGAGGTATATACCGAATTTGTAATATCAGCCGTAATATCCGGAAAAATCAATATCCCGGACTTTTGGAGCAATAAATTGAAATATCTGAAACATGAATGGATAGCTCCGGGGTGGAGTTGGATTGACCCCCTTAAAGAGGTTAAGGCAAATGATACGGCAATAAAGAGCGGTATGGATACCCTAGCCAGGATATGTGCCGAAAGGGGCATGGATTGGAAAGATGTATTAAAGCAGAGGGCTAGGGAAATAGAGTTTGCCAATTCTTTAGGAATTTCAATGGTAGGAGGTGAAATAAATGACGAAGCAGACGAAACCACAGGCGGGGATGCAGCAGATGAGGACGATAGCGGCACAGATACGGGCAGTTAA